A segment of the Streptomyces sp. P9-A2 genome:
TCGAGGGCCTGCAGCAGCTTGAGGTCGAGGGAGTCGAGGGACGAGGGGGTCACTGGTCTGCTGGTCTCTCCTGAGTGAGGCCGGGGGAGGGGCGGGCAGCCATCGTAGGACCGCGCCCGCCCCGGGACACGATGCCCCGGCCTTCCGGCCTTCGCTCCGTACCCGGTTCCGCGTCGTGAGAGTGCGGAACCGGGTACGGATGCGGGCGGGGGCGTCATCGCCCGGGGGAGCCGCCCGTGTTCCGGCCGGAGGACGAATCCACGGCCTCCGGCTGTTCTGCGGGCCGGCCCGACGTACCGTTCGCCCCCACGGCGACAGTGGCGCTGCCGGACGTTTTGCCCGTGTCCGCCGGAGCGGACGCGCTGCCCGCGCTCGCGGTGGCGGACGTGCCGTCCGAACCGCCCGCGCCCACCGTGACGGACGCCCCCGTCCGCTGCCGCAGCAGGACGGCCGCGGCCAGGGCGGCGAGGACCAGCAGGACCGCGGAGACGGTCAGGCACAGGCGCAGGCCCTCCAGGAACGCCTCGGAGACGGCACCCATCGCCCGGCCGGTGTCCGCGCCGAGTTCCATGCCGGCGACGGCGCCCAGTCCTCCGGCCCCGACCGTGTCGGCGATCGACTGTGCCGTGCCGCCGTGCAGACCCGCGTCGGCGAGGTGGGCGGGCAGCGTGTCGGCCGCCTTCGTCGCCAGCAGGGTGCCGAGCACGGCGGGCCCCAGCGCGCCGCCGAGCTGCCGGAAGGCGTTGTTGCCCGCGGCGGCCATGCCGGCCTGACGGCCGGGCACCGCGGAGACCGCGGTGCTGGTGATGCACGGGAAGGCGATACCGAGGCCCAGGCCGAGCAGGGCCAGTCGCCAGGCCAGCGACCCGAACGAGGTGGTGACGCCGAGCGTCGTCAGGGACAGCAGGGCGGCCGCGCTGATCAGCATGCCGGTTGTGATGATCACCCGGGGCGACACCCGCCGCATCACCGGTCCGATCACCATGCCCATGATCATCGAGACGACGTTGACCAGCACCAGGCGCACCGCGGACTGCCAGGTGTCCAGCTGCTGCACCATGCCCAGATAGAGGCTCAGAACGAAGAAGAAGCCGATCAGCCCGAGGAAGCTGATCATCACGACCAGCGTGGAGCCCGTGAAGGCCGGGCTGCGGAACAGGGACAGGTCCAGCATCGGCGACTCGCCGCGCCGCTCCACCACGACGAACAGCGTGCCGCTCACCACGGCCACCACCAGCGCGACGACGGTCTGCGGAGCGGCGAACGAATCGGCGCCGCCCTCGATGACCCCGTACACCAGGGCCGTCATGGCCACCGCGGCGGTGACCTGGCCGGGCCAGTCCAGCTTGCGCCGGGAGGTGGCCCGGGCGCCGGGCAGCAGCCGCGCGGCCACCGCCATGGTCGCCAGGGACACCGGCAGCGGCAGCAGGAAGACCCACCGCCATGAGGCGTGCTCGACGATCACACCCGCGATCAACGGGCCGACCACCATGGCCGCCATCATGCAGGTCGTCCACCAGCCGATGTACTTGCCGCGCTCACGGTGGTCCGGAACGACCTGGCTGATCAGTGCCAGCGTCACCGGCAGCAGCGCCGCGGCTCCCGCACCGGCCAGCGCCTGGCCGGCCCACAGCATGCCGATCGACTGGGTGCTCAGGGACACCGCCGCGCCCGCCGCGCTGAGCGCCATGCCCACCTGGTAGACCTTCTTGCGGCCGTGCACGTCGCCGAACACGCCCGCGGTGAGGATCAGCGCGGCCACCGGCAGCACGTAGGCGTCGGAGACCCACGACAGTTCCGCGGTCGTGGCGCCCAGCGCCCGCTGGATCACCGGCAGGCTCACCGCGACGGTCGTCACCGGCAGATAGGCGACGAAGACGCCGGCACACGCCAACGCGATCACGGCCGCCCTACGGCCGTCTCCGGCCGCCTTTCGAGAAGCGTTCAAGGAAATACTCCCGTGCGGTGCCCGGCACCGCGGATATCGAATGAATCGGCTCCACTGTGGAGGGCGAGGACCGCCGCAGGCCAGCCGGAGGCCGGACCGTGGGGGAATCCGACATCGGGAGGGCGGAATCCCGGGATCTCGTACGCGGTCGCGGGGGCGCCCCGCCCGGCGCGTTCGGTTTCAAGGACCGGTACGGGACGCCGAGGAGCGCCGTGAGCCCCCGCCGCGGAGCCGGATATATTTTTGCAGGCTCTGCATATTTGCGTATCCTGCACGAGTGAGTGACAGGGACCCCGCAGAGGGTGGGCTTCGGGGCCGCAAGAAGCGGGAGACCCGCGCCGCTCTGGTGGCGGCCGCGGTGCGGCTGGCGGCGGAGCACGGCGCGGAGAACGTCACCGTCGACGCGATCAGCGAAGCGGCCGGCGTGTCGCCCCGCACGTTCTTCAACTACTTCGACTCCCGTGACGAGGCGTTCGTCATGGTGGGCGCGGAGTCGAGCGGGCGCGTCCGGCGGGCGGTGCTCGCCGCGCCCGCCGACGTGTCCCCGCTGGCGGCGCTGCGCGACGCGCTGGCCGCGGAACTGGGAGAAGTGGAACAGCAGCACGAGCTGTGGCGGCTGCACTCCCAAGTGCTGCGCAGGTCACCGCACCTGCTCGCGCGCAGCATCGGTGCCCACGTCGAGGACGAGTTCACTCTGGCCGAGACGCTCGCGGAGCGCATCGGCGCCGGTTCGCCGCTGTTCACAGAGGGTCGCCCCCCCTTCGGGACTGCCGAGGGGGAACAGCGGCGACAGGCCCTGGGACTGTATCCGCGACTGCTGGCCGCGGTCGGCACCACGGCCGTCCGGGTCGCCGCGGAGCACTGGTGCGTGCGGCAGGACGAAGCCACCTTCGAGGCCGTCTTCCGGACGGTGTTCGACCATCTGGCCGCCGGACTCACGGAACCGACCGTGCCGGTCGTGCCGGTCGTGCCGGTCGTTCCGGTGGACGAAGCCTGAGCGGGTCCGTCCCTCACCCGACCTTCGAACGTTTCTGAAAGAGCTGAAGTGACCTCAACACCGGCGCCCCTGAAGGCGCCACCCACCTCCATGACCAACCGGCAGATACTCCAGGCCATGTCGGGGCTGATGGCCGGCATGTTCGTCGCCATCCTGGCCGGCACCGTGGTCGCCAACGCGCTCCCGCGCATCATCGCCGACCTGCAGGCCAGCCAGTCCTCCTACACCTGGGTCATCACCGCCGAGCTGCTGGCGATGACGGCGACGGTGCCCCTGTGGGGCAAGCTGTCGGACCTGTTCAACCAGAAGCTGCTGCTCCAGCTGTCCCTGTCCCTGTTCGTCGTCGGCTCCCTGCTGGCGGGCTTCTCCCAGGACGTGGGCCTGCTGATCTTCAGCCGCGTGGTGCAGGGCGTCGGCGCGGGTGGACTCACGGCTCTGGCGCAGATCGTGATGGCGGCCATCATCCCGCCGCGCAGGCTGGGCAAGTACGCCGGCATCTTCGGAGCCGTCTTCGCGGTCGGCACCGTGGCCGGACCGCTCATCGGCGGTGTTCTGGTGGACACCTCCTGGCTCGGCTGGCGCTGGTGCTTCTTCATCGGTGTGCCGTTCGCACTGCTCGCCATCGCGCTGCTGCAGCGCACCCTGAAGCTGCCCACCGTCCGCCGCGAGGCGAAGATCGACTTCCTGGGCGCCTTCCTGATCGTCGCGGGTGTCTGCGCCCTGCTCATCTGGGTCTCCCTCGCGGGCAGCGAGTTCGACTGGATGTCGTGGCAGACCGCCGCGCTGGCCGGTGGGGGAGTGCTGCTGCTGATCGCCGCGGTCGTCGTCGAGACACGGGTGCCGGAGCCGATCATTCCTCTGGGCATCTTCCGCAACCGCACGGTGACGCTCACCACGGTCGCGAGTCTCCTCGTCGGTGTGGCCATGTTCGGCGGTACCGTCTTCCTCTCGCAGTACTTCCAGATCTCCCTGGGCAAGTCCCCGACCGTCGCGGGCCTGATGAGCCTGCCCATGATTCTCGGCCTGCTCGTCTCCTCGACCGTCGCCGGACAGATCATCACCGCCACCGGCCGGTGGAAGGTGTACCTGGTCGCGGGCTCCATCATCATGACGGCGGGCCTCGGACTGCTGTCCACCATCGAGGCCGACACCCCCTTCGCCCTGCTCAGCGTCTACATGGCCGTCATGGGCGTCGGCGTCGGCATGCTGATGCAGAACCTGGTCCTGGCCGCGCAGAACGACGTTCCGGCGACCGAGCTGGGCGCCGCCACCTCGGTGCTCTCCTTCTTCCGGAGCATGGGCGGCACGATCGGCACCAGTGTGCTCGGGGCCATCCTCGCCAACCGGGTCGCCACCGAGATGACCAAGGGTCTGACGGAAGCGGGCATCCCGGCCGGCTCGAGCGAGTCCGGCGGGAGCGGCGTGCCCGACATGACGACGCTGCCCGAGCCGATGCGGGAGATCGTGGAGCACGCCTACGGCGTCGCCACCGCGGACCTCTTCCTCGTGGCCACGCCCGTCGCGGCCCTCGCCGTGATCGCCGTGCTCTTCATCAAGGAGAAGCCGCTGAAGGACACCAGCGGCATGGAACGGCTCACCGCCGAGTCCGCCGAGTCCGCCGAGTCCGCCGAATCGGCCGGGTCCACCGAGTCCGCCGGTACGGCGGCGGCGCCGGCCGGCGTCGGCTGAGACGAACGCCCTCCGGGGCGGTAGCGCGCGGAGGTCCTCCGGGGAGGTGCCCGGAGGGCCTCCGCACGTGTATGCGGCGGGGCGGGCGTTGTTGACGAGAAGCGAGTTGTCCGGCTCAATGGAGCGCATGAGTTCCGGGCAGCGTCTCGTCACCCGTGACCACATCGACTTCGGTCGGGTGTGGTCCGCGGCGTGTCGCGCCTGACGCGACTGCGGGCCGTCTGACCGGCCTTTCCCTCCCTCGGTGCCCCTTCGCGGGCCGAGGCCCTTCCGCCGCGGCCCTTCGCGGCCCCGCGGCACGGTCGTACCCACGCGCCCGAATCCACCCGAGGCCCCTGCCCCTGCCCGGCCCCTGCGCCGTACCGAGGGTGCTCCGGGGCGGCTGTGAGTTGCCCCGGGCCCGGCCGCCCTGGAGAATTCGAAGAAAGGCCGTCCCGGATGACGTCCGTCGCACCGCCCCCGCCGCCGTCCGCCGGCGAGCCGGCGGTCGCCCGGGTAGCCGTGTCCGATCCGCGGGTCGGCCCCCTGCTGGGTGAACTCGGCGACGAGGACGCGACGCGCTACGGCGAGGAGGCCCATACCGAGCTCGCCCGTCACCCCGGCGAGGAGTTCACGTCCCCACTCGGCGTCGTCCTGCTCCTGCTCCTGGAGCACGGCGAGCCGGTCGCGGGCGGTGTCCTCCGCCGGTACGACGGGACCACGGCCGAGCCGAAGCGGATCCGGACGCGCTCCGCCCACCGCCGGCCCGGCCCGGCGCGTCGTCGAGGAACCGGAACGCGAGGCGGAGGCCCGCGGCTACCGGCGTGTCCACCTCACCACCGGTCCACGCAGGCCCGGGGCACGAGGCCTGTACCTGGACACCGGCTGTACACCGCTGTTCGACACGGAGGCCGCCGACCCGGAAACCAACGGCCTGCTGCCCTTCGAGCAGCACCTGCCGGCCGCGGCACGCGCGGGCAGGTACGTGAGGGGACGGGCAGCCGCTACGGCCGTGACCGAGCACCGCCCCACCCCCCTTCGCCCCTCGGCTCCGTGCCTTCCCACCCTTCCCACCTCCGCACTTGTGAACATCCGCCCCGACCCAGACGACGAGGACCCGCCATGCCCGCATCCGCCGTGCCGTCGCCCCGTCCCGGAACCGGCCCCGACACATCCGCCCACAGTGCATCCGCCCACAGCGCGTCCACCCATGACGAGACCACCTACGACCGCCGCAGAATGCGTCAGTGGCTCGCCGGGGGTGCCAAGGCGGACGGGGTCAGCCGCCGCCGTCTGCTCACCCTGCTCGCCGCCGCCACCACCGCCGCGACCGCGCTTCCCGACGCGCGCCCGGCCCGCGCCGCCGACCCCACGATCGTCAAACCGCTGCCGCCCGAGTGGTTCGTCCAGCGCGGCACCAATGCCGAGACCCGCTGGGAGGCGCTGCGCGGGACCGGCTACCACACCCCCAACGAGCTGTTCTTCGTGCGCAACCACACCACCACCCCCGTCCTGGACGCACACGGCTGGCGGCTGCGGCTGTGGGGCAGCGGTCTGCGGGGCGCGCCCGGTGAGGACAGGCCGGTGGAGTTCGGGTACGACGACCTGCGCGCCCTGCCGGCCGTCACCCGGACCGTGTCCGTCGAGTGCGCCGGAAACGGCCGCAGTCACTACACGAGCCAACAGGGCGAAACCGTCTCCGGCACCGCGTGGGGGCTGGGCGCGATCGGCGCCGCCCGCTGGCGCGGGGTGCGACTGGCCGACGTACTGCGCAGAGCGGGCCTGTCCTCCTCCGCGGTGGACGTCCAGCCGCGCGGCCTGGACGCCGAGTACGTCAGCGGCGGTGAGAGCCTCGGCCGGGTGCGCCGTCCGCTGCCGCTGTCCAAGGCGCTGGACGACGTACTGCTCGCGTACGAGATGAACGGCGAGCCGGTGCCGTACGACCACGGGTACCCGGTGCGGGTGCTGGTGCCCTCGTGGGTGGGGATCGCGTCGATCAAGTGGGTCGGCGACATCGAGGTGTCGGCGCAGCCGCTCTTCTCCCCGTGGAACACCGCCTTCTACCGGCTGTTCGGCCCGGCCCACCCGCCGGAGGGCAGCGCGCCGCTGACCCGGCAGACGCTGAAGAGCGCCTTCGAGCTGGCGAGCGGTGCCACGCTCCCGGCGGGAGAGAGGCAGATGCTGCACGGCCGTTCCTGGTCGGGCGCCGGGGCCATCGCCCGGGTCGACGTCAGTACCGACGGGGGAGCGAACTGGCGGCCGGCACGGCTGCACGACGACAGCCGTGCCGGCACCTGGACCCGCTGGTCCGTGCCCTGGACGCCCGGGGCCCCCGGCCCCACCCAGCTCCTGGCCCGCGCCACCGACACGGCCGGCCGCCGGCAGCCGGACGTCGCGGTACCCAACACGCAGGGCTATCTCTTCGACGCGGTGGTGCGGCACCCGGTGACCGTGGTCCGAGGCCGGAGCACTTCTCCGCGCAGCGAATCGTCATGACGCGCAACGGTCCGTAACGGCGCGCGACGACCCGTGCGGAGGCGCCGCTCAGTGGTCGGCCGGACTGATGCGGCGTCCCGTCAGGGTCGTGGGACGGATCGTCACCCACATCTCGCGTTCGCCTCCGGCCCACGGAGCGGTGTGGGTGTGCTCGGTCAGCCGCCGCACGTCGTCGGGGTCCGTGACCCGCCGTGCGGGGCCGACGGCGAGCACGCTCCAGCCCTGGCTCATGGCCTCGTCCACACGGTCGACCTCGAAGGCGGTGTCCGATCCCACGGCCGCGGCGAGTACGGAGTCGGGAGCGGTCCGGAAGGCGATCACGTCATCGACGACCTCGTAGTTCACCGGAACGACCGCCGGGCCGTCCGGGGCCGACACCGCGACGCGCCCCACCCCGTGGGTGGACAGCAGGGTGCGGCATTCCTCGGGGCCGAGGTCCAGGAGCCGGGGGTGCGCGAGCGCGACGCCCTGGCCCGTCGGCATCTCGGTGTCGCCGCCGCGCAGGGCCTGGACCGTGGTGTTCAGCGCTCCGGCCAGGTTGATGAGCGTCGCCAGGCTCGGATCGGCCTGGTGTTCCTCCAGGTACGCGAGATACGCCGGCGCCATCCTGGCACGGCGGGCCGTCTCGGCCCGGGTCAGACCCTGACGCTCGCGTTCGGCGGCCACCCGCCGGCCGAGGTCGCTGGTGTGGCACGCACCGGAGCGGTGCGCACCGGAATCGGCACCCGCTCCGGCCGTGCCCGGTCGACGGGACGGCTCCCGGGCCGTCCCGGGCTCGTGCCCCGGATGCAGGAGGTGCGCGTCGGGCCCGGGAAACACGAGCGTCACCGCCTGCGTGTCCGACCAGCGCACGTCGTACGGAGGTGTCCCGTCCTTGTGGTGGAGTCCGACGACCTCGCCGTCGCGCCTGGTGGCGCCGGTCGCCGGGCTTTCGATGACGAGTCGATCGCCGAGGTGAGCTCGCATGACCGCCGCCTTCGCTCGAATGTCTCGAATGTTCGGGGTGGGTGAGGGGCCGGTGGGACGGGGCCGCCGCCTCTCGCCGACGGCCGGCCCCGCCCTCGGCTCAGCCGGTGATCTCGATACGGCGCGGCGTGCTCTTCCCCGTCCTGGGGACACGCACCGTAAGGACTCCGTTGGTCAGCTCCGCGCTGATGTGTTCGGTGTCGGCGTTGGGCGGCAGCGTCGTGCGGTAGTGGAACCGTCCGACGTGACGGGTGTGCCGCCGGACCACACCCGTGCGTTCCCGCTCCTCGACCTCACCGTGGACGACGAGTTCGCCGTCGCTGATCTCGACATTGATCTGGTCCTTGTCCACACCGGCGAGCTCCAGTTCCACCAGGTGGGCGTCCCCGGTGTCCTCGACGTCGGCCGGCGGCGTCCACGTACCGGCGGTGCCGGCCTCGGAGAAGTCGTCGCCGGGAAAGGGGAAGGTGGAGTGCATGAGGTACTCCATCCGGGAGCGGAGGTCCTCGAGCTCCCGGAAGGCGTCCCACCCGGAGAACGGCCCCCTGCTGCGGCGTGAGGGATGCGACATAGGTCCTCCTCCTCGGCTTCTGCGACGGCGGCGCCACCCGTCGGCGACGGGGGACGGGTCCGCCGGTCCGGAGCCGGGTACCCCGGCGGGCGCGGGCCACCCACAAGGCGGTCACGGCCGTTTCGGCGGTGCGTCGAGGACCGCGGCCGGACGGTCACGCGGAGCCGTCGGCCATGACGGTCGCCGCCGGAACCCCTGATCCCAGGATCCGTGGGACCGTCCCGGCCGGCATGGGCCGACCGGGATACGGACCGGGACCGAGTGGCCTTCGGCGCAGCGCGGCGCGGCGTTTCGCGCGTACTGTGCCTCGTGTGATCGCGCCGGTCCTCCTCAGCGGTAGTTCTCCGGGTTCGTCCGCGACCTCGGTGGGGCAGCCCGGAGACGGGAGGAGATTCCTGATGACGCTCGTACCTCCGCCGCTCAGGCGCACCGTTTCCCCGGCCATCGGCTGCTGGGCCGCCCACCGGCCGGGCACCGGCCCCGCCGCCCGGCGGCCCCTCGGAGAGTGGTGACAGCCATGGACAGCGGCCACGCACACGCGGCCGGCCCGGACACAGGCCCCGCGCCCGGTCAGAGCTCCCGCTCCGAGCCCATCCCGTTCGAGCCGGGCTCCCTCCTCTGGGACATCGCCGGTGACGTCCGGCTCCTGCTCTCCCTGCCCGCCGCCCTGGTGCTCCAGGTCGCCCACCCGGCGGTCGGCGCGGGCGTCGACGACCACTCCGTGTTCCGCACCGACCCCTGGGGCCGGGCCGAGCGCTCACTGGACTCCCTGCAACTGTGGGTCTACGGCGGCGAACAGGCCCTCGAGGAGGGACGCAGGCTCCGCAGACTGCACAAGGACATCAGCGGCACCGACACCCGCGGCCGCCCCTACCACGCCCTCACCCCCGCCTTCTACGCCTGGGTGCACGCCACCGCCTACCCGATTTTCCTGAGAGCGGCGCAGTACCTGTCCCACCCGCTCGACGAGCGGGACGAGCGCCGCCTCTACGACGAACTCCTCCACCTCGGCGCCATTCTCGGCATCAGACAACGCGACATGCCGCGCACGCCGGAGGAGTTCTGGCCGTACTTCGACACGATGGTCCGGGAAGAGCTGGAGAGGACGCCCGTCGTGGCGGAACTGCTCGACCCGCGGCGGCCGATCCCTCCGCCGGACGGCGCGGGCGCGTTCCTGCGCCGGATCTGGCCGGTGCTCCGCCCGCCCCTGGCGCGGCTGCACGTCTTCGTCACGACCGGCCTGCTCCCGCCGTCCGTCCGCGAGCACCTCGGCCTGGTGTGGACGGCACGGGACGAACGCAGGCTGCGCCGCCTGGGCGCCGTCGTCCGCACGGTGGTCCCGCTGCTGCCCGAGCGCCTGCGCTACCTGCCCAGGGCCCGCGCCGCCCGCCGCGCCGCCCGTACATGAGACCCCGGTCGGCGGAGGCGGAGGCGGACCGAGCCTCTCCCCGCCCCGGCGGATCTCCCCGGACGAGACAGGCGCGGGCCGGGCGGCCCTTCAGAACCCGGAGGGGCACGCGTCGTCCTCACACCGCTCCGGGAACGACGGCCGCCGCCGGACGGAGGAACGCGGCGTCAGCCCGGCCTCCTGAAGCCCGCAGACCCCGAAGCGGGGGTCGGATCCCAGAGCCGGGCCGTCGGTGTGGACGGGCCCGGAGCCGGTGACGGACGTCAGACGGTGTCGGTCACGGCGATCGCCGTCGGTGCCGTGCGGTGGCCGTACGGCGTGAAACGGGCAGGAGTGTGGTCGATGGGCAGGTCGGGGCGCCAGGCGGTGAGGATCTGGGCGCTGCACACGAACAGACCGTCGGGCAGCCGGTCCAGGGGGTGCCAGGCCCACTCGCCGACACTCTCGTCCGGCTGCGTTGCCGGCCGGCCCTGCCACGCGTGGACGACGGCACCGACGGTCACCCGCACGACGTCACCGACGTGGTCGACCAGCGTTCCCAGGAGGGTGACATCGTCGGGCCGGGCGATCAGCCCGGTTTCCTCGGCGAGTTCACGCACCACGGTCGCTTCCAGGGACTCCCCGGCCTCCACGGTTCCGCCGGGCAGCTCGAAGGTGCCGTGCCGGTGGCGCCCGAGCAGCAGACCCTGCTCACCGAAGACGACGGCGCCGACACCGACGGCCGCGTGCGGCACCGGCGGCCTCGTGGTGCGGGGCCGGCTGGAGACGCGTACGGGCCGCACGGGGAGACGACGGGCGCGGACGAGTTGCTGCACGACCGGACTGTCCTCGTCGAAGGACCGCAGCAGGTCGATGCCCTCGACCCGGAAGCCGTACGCCGTGAGCAGGTCCTCCCACAACCGCGGTGCCAGAACCCACATCCGGGTGGAGAGAGGCGGGTCGTCACGGAGCCTGACCATCTGCTCGCGGGCCGCGACCGTCGTGGACGGACCGTGGCCGTGCAGGTCGGTGTGGATGAGGGAGAGGATCAGCGGGGCGCCGGGGCGAAGTCCGTCGCGCAGCGCGGGCAGGACGCGGTGCGGGTCGATGAAGGCCAGGCTCCCGATGGCGTACGCGGCGTCGAACGGTTCGGCCGTGCGGAGGAGGTCGACCACGTCGCCGTGCACGAACCGCACGCCCGGCGTGCCCGCGTGGGTGCCGGTGGCCCGTCGGTGCTGGGTGGCGGACCGCTCGACCGCGGTCACCTGCGCGCCGTGCGCGCGGGCCAGGTGCACGGCGTAGTGCCCGGCGCCGGAGCCGATGTCCAGGACACGTTTCCCGGTGATGTCACCGAGGACCTCCGTACCGGGGCCGACCTCTTTCCACGGAGCCCACTGCAGTCGTTCGGGGACGGGTGGCATGTACCCGTGATCCAGCTGACGTCGGCCGTACGTGGTCCACGCTTCGGCGTTCACGTCCTCAACGGTCATACGAACTCCCAGGGTCGGAGGGCGGGGCAGAGGCCCGTTCAAAGGGTTTGTTCGAAGGATTGCTTCAGGCAGGGTCCACGACGGCGGGCGGGGCGGGACGGGGGACGGTAGGGGCCGGGGCGTACTGGGCGGCCTGGGCGTCGAACATCGCGGCGTACCGGCCCCGGGCGGCCATCAGCTCCTGGTGACTGCCCTGTTCGGCCAGCCGGCCCTGGTGCAGGACGTAGATACGGTCGGCGTGCCGGACCCCGGACATGCGGTGGGTGACCAGGACGACGGCCAGGTCGGGGGAGGCGAGCCGGCGGATGCGGTCGAAGGCGGCGATCTCGGCTTCCGGGTCGAGGGCGGAGGTGGGCTCGTCCACGATCAGGAGGCCGTCCGCCGTCGCGGTGGAACTGCGCCAGTGGGTGCGGGCCAGGCCGATCTTCTGCCACTCGCCGCCGGACAGTTCACTGGCGCCGCGGAACACACGGGCCAGCAGGCTCTGCAGGCCGTCGGGTAGTTTCGCGACGACCGGTCCGGCCCCCGCGTAGTCGACGGACGGCCGAAGGTCGTCGGGGCCGGCCTCGTGGGCGGGCCGGCCGATCCGGATGTTCATCGCCGCCGTCACGGGCCAGCGCTGGAAGTCCTGGGTGAGCAGCGCGACGCGGTCGAAGAGCTGGGAGCGGTCCAGGGAAGCCACCTCGGCATCTCCCCATCGCACGGTCCCGCCCTGCGGCAGCAACAGACCCGACAGCAGTTTCATCAGGGTGCTCTTGCCGGAGCCGTTCTCACCGACCACGGCGGTGACCGAGCCCATGGGCAGCGTGAGCGACACCTCGTCCAGCGCGGGATCCGCCCGGTCCGGGTAGCGGTAGGTGACCTGGTCGAGCGTGACCCGCCCCACCCGCGCGGGAACGGGGTCGCCCCCGCTGGGAATGGTCCGTCGCGCGGCCTCGTCCAGGAAGCGGGAGTGGTCGCGGACGTAGAGGGATTCCTCGTGCAGCTGGTTCACGTTCATCACGAGCGCGCCCAGGCTCGCCGAGCCGGAGCGCACGGCGATGACC
Coding sequences within it:
- a CDS encoding MFS transporter — translated: MNASRKAAGDGRRAAVIALACAGVFVAYLPVTTVAVSLPVIQRALGATTAELSWVSDAYVLPVAALILTAGVFGDVHGRKKVYQVGMALSAAGAAVSLSTQSIGMLWAGQALAGAGAAALLPVTLALISQVVPDHRERGKYIGWWTTCMMAAMVVGPLIAGVIVEHASWRWVFLLPLPVSLATMAVAARLLPGARATSRRKLDWPGQVTAAVAMTALVYGVIEGGADSFAAPQTVVALVVAVVSGTLFVVVERRGESPMLDLSLFRSPAFTGSTLVVMISFLGLIGFFFVLSLYLGMVQQLDTWQSAVRLVLVNVVSMIMGMVIGPVMRRVSPRVIITTGMLISAAALLSLTTLGVTTSFGSLAWRLALLGLGLGIAFPCITSTAVSAVPGRQAGMAAAGNNAFRQLGGALGPAVLGTLLATKAADTLPAHLADAGLHGGTAQSIADTVGAGGLGAVAGMELGADTGRAMGAVSEAFLEGLRLCLTVSAVLLVLAALAAAVLLRQRTGASVTVGAGGSDGTSATASAGSASAPADTGKTSGSATVAVGANGTSGRPAEQPEAVDSSSGRNTGGSPGR
- a CDS encoding TetR/AcrR family transcriptional regulator; the encoded protein is MSDRDPAEGGLRGRKKRETRAALVAAAVRLAAEHGAENVTVDAISEAAGVSPRTFFNYFDSRDEAFVMVGAESSGRVRRAVLAAPADVSPLAALRDALAAELGEVEQQHELWRLHSQVLRRSPHLLARSIGAHVEDEFTLAETLAERIGAGSPLFTEGRPPFGTAEGEQRRQALGLYPRLLAAVGTTAVRVAAEHWCVRQDEATFEAVFRTVFDHLAAGLTEPTVPVVPVVPVVPVDEA
- a CDS encoding MDR family MFS transporter; the protein is MTNRQILQAMSGLMAGMFVAILAGTVVANALPRIIADLQASQSSYTWVITAELLAMTATVPLWGKLSDLFNQKLLLQLSLSLFVVGSLLAGFSQDVGLLIFSRVVQGVGAGGLTALAQIVMAAIIPPRRLGKYAGIFGAVFAVGTVAGPLIGGVLVDTSWLGWRWCFFIGVPFALLAIALLQRTLKLPTVRREAKIDFLGAFLIVAGVCALLIWVSLAGSEFDWMSWQTAALAGGGVLLLIAAVVVETRVPEPIIPLGIFRNRTVTLTTVASLLVGVAMFGGTVFLSQYFQISLGKSPTVAGLMSLPMILGLLVSSTVAGQIITATGRWKVYLVAGSIIMTAGLGLLSTIEADTPFALLSVYMAVMGVGVGMLMQNLVLAAQNDVPATELGAATSVLSFFRSMGGTIGTSVLGAILANRVATEMTKGLTEAGIPAGSSESGGSGVPDMTTLPEPMREIVEHAYGVATADLFLVATPVAALAVIAVLFIKEKPLKDTSGMERLTAESAESAESAESAGSTESAGTAAAPAGVG
- a CDS encoding sulfite oxidase, with translation MPASAVPSPRPGTGPDTSAHSASAHSASTHDETTYDRRRMRQWLAGGAKADGVSRRRLLTLLAAATTAATALPDARPARAADPTIVKPLPPEWFVQRGTNAETRWEALRGTGYHTPNELFFVRNHTTTPVLDAHGWRLRLWGSGLRGAPGEDRPVEFGYDDLRALPAVTRTVSVECAGNGRSHYTSQQGETVSGTAWGLGAIGAARWRGVRLADVLRRAGLSSSAVDVQPRGLDAEYVSGGESLGRVRRPLPLSKALDDVLLAYEMNGEPVPYDHGYPVRVLVPSWVGIASIKWVGDIEVSAQPLFSPWNTAFYRLFGPAHPPEGSAPLTRQTLKSAFELASGATLPAGERQMLHGRSWSGAGAIARVDVSTDGGANWRPARLHDDSRAGTWTRWSVPWTPGAPGPTQLLARATDTAGRRQPDVAVPNTQGYLFDAVVRHPVTVVRGRSTSPRSESS
- a CDS encoding pyridoxamine 5'-phosphate oxidase family protein, yielding MRAHLGDRLVIESPATGATRRDGEVVGLHHKDGTPPYDVRWSDTQAVTLVFPGPDAHLLHPGHEPGTAREPSRRPGTAGAGADSGAHRSGACHTSDLGRRVAAERERQGLTRAETARRARMAPAYLAYLEEHQADPSLATLINLAGALNTTVQALRGGDTEMPTGQGVALAHPRLLDLGPEECRTLLSTHGVGRVAVSAPDGPAVVPVNYEVVDDVIAFRTAPDSVLAAAVGSDTAFEVDRVDEAMSQGWSVLAVGPARRVTDPDDVRRLTEHTHTAPWAGGEREMWVTIRPTTLTGRRISPADH
- a CDS encoding Hsp20/alpha crystallin family protein; the protein is MSHPSRRSRGPFSGWDAFRELEDLRSRMEYLMHSTFPFPGDDFSEAGTAGTWTPPADVEDTGDAHLVELELAGVDKDQINVEISDGELVVHGEVEERERTGVVRRHTRHVGRFHYRTTLPPNADTEHISAELTNGVLTVRVPRTGKSTPRRIEITG
- a CDS encoding oxygenase MpaB family protein — its product is MDSGHAHAAGPDTGPAPGQSSRSEPIPFEPGSLLWDIAGDVRLLLSLPAALVLQVAHPAVGAGVDDHSVFRTDPWGRAERSLDSLQLWVYGGEQALEEGRRLRRLHKDISGTDTRGRPYHALTPAFYAWVHATAYPIFLRAAQYLSHPLDERDERRLYDELLHLGAILGIRQRDMPRTPEEFWPYFDTMVREELERTPVVAELLDPRRPIPPPDGAGAFLRRIWPVLRPPLARLHVFVTTGLLPPSVREHLGLVWTARDERRLRRLGAVVRTVVPLLPERLRYLPRARAARRAART
- a CDS encoding bifunctional class I SAM-dependent methyltransferase/NUDIX hydrolase; the protein is MTVEDVNAEAWTTYGRRQLDHGYMPPVPERLQWAPWKEVGPGTEVLGDITGKRVLDIGSGAGHYAVHLARAHGAQVTAVERSATQHRRATGTHAGTPGVRFVHGDVVDLLRTAEPFDAAYAIGSLAFIDPHRVLPALRDGLRPGAPLILSLIHTDLHGHGPSTTVAAREQMVRLRDDPPLSTRMWVLAPRLWEDLLTAYGFRVEGIDLLRSFDEDSPVVQQLVRARRLPVRPVRVSSRPRTTRPPVPHAAVGVGAVVFGEQGLLLGRHRHGTFELPGGTVEAGESLEATVVRELAEETGLIARPDDVTLLGTLVDHVGDVVRVTVGAVVHAWQGRPATQPDESVGEWAWHPLDRLPDGLFVCSAQILTAWRPDLPIDHTPARFTPYGHRTAPTAIAVTDTV